A window of the Corynebacterium minutissimum genome harbors these coding sequences:
- a CDS encoding globin translates to MQPNSVYEAIGGMETFEKLVGGFYARVRTDDVIGPMYPDQDWDGAEQRLLWFLVQYWGGPQLFSENRGHPRLRMRHAPYPIDMAAHDRWLELMGNSLAKIDEDTIPPAYRTMIWDHMERVAAMLINTAP, encoded by the coding sequence ATGCAACCGAACAGTGTGTACGAGGCCATCGGTGGGATGGAGACCTTTGAGAAGCTCGTTGGCGGCTTTTATGCCCGAGTGCGCACTGACGACGTCATTGGCCCCATGTATCCGGACCAGGATTGGGACGGCGCGGAACAGCGCCTTCTGTGGTTCCTCGTACAGTACTGGGGTGGCCCGCAGCTCTTCTCTGAGAACCGCGGGCACCCGCGCCTGCGCATGAGGCACGCCCCCTACCCCATCGACATGGCTGCCCATGATCGCTGGCTGGAGCTCATGGGAAACTCCCTCGCCAAGATTGATGAAGACACCATCCCGCCGGCCTACCGCACCATGATCTGGGATCACATGGAGCGGGTAGCAGCGATGCTCATCAATACAGCGCCTTAA
- a CDS encoding acyl-CoA thioesterase yields the protein MSAQNVVSEGTTDNVHELTVGVRWSDFDMYGHMMNANFIELAQEARLAFAMHNFYSRGVNMVAFVRHIEADYVRPIKWDGRHGTVTVETTVVRLGRTSFTTRQKIKDSQGQVACVIDCVQVTIDPETQMPREVSEEERNIILEHAVVELDDNA from the coding sequence ATGTCCGCTCAGAATGTCGTGTCGGAGGGCACCACAGATAACGTCCACGAGTTGACCGTTGGCGTGCGGTGGTCGGACTTCGACATGTATGGCCACATGATGAACGCCAACTTTATCGAGTTGGCACAGGAAGCGCGCTTGGCGTTTGCCATGCACAACTTCTATTCCCGCGGGGTCAACATGGTGGCCTTTGTCCGCCACATTGAGGCCGACTACGTGCGCCCCATAAAGTGGGACGGCCGCCACGGCACGGTGACGGTGGAAACCACGGTGGTGCGCCTCGGCCGCACGTCCTTTACCACGCGTCAGAAGATCAAGGACTCCCAGGGGCAGGTGGCCTGCGTTATCGACTGCGTCCAGGTCACCATCGACCCAGAGACGCAGATGCCGCGCGAGGTGAGCGAGGAGGAGCGCAACATCATCCTCGAGCATGCTGTGGTTGAGCTGGACGATAACGCCTAG
- the ald gene encoding alanine dehydrogenase: MRIAAPKEIMNNENRVGLTPSAVQTLVQDGHEVLIETNAGAGASFPDELYTEAGATIVATAEEAWAADMVVKVKEPLESEYGFLRDDLLLFTYLHLAADRPLTEALMKAGTTAVAYETVTDARGTLPLLTPMSQVAGRLAVIEGVHHLLSTQGGRGVLASGVPGTQPARVVVIGGGQVGASAVAMAHGLRAEVTVLDLDPHVLQRFDEQYQGGVRTIVSDPAALEAELLHADLVIGAVLVPGAAAPKLVKEDVVKRMKEGAVLVDVAIDQGGCFENSHKTSHDDPTFKVHDTLFYCVANMPGAVANTSTRALGSATLPYTRALAAGGYDAAVERFPGLAGGLMTRGGELVSQPVKDAFNL; this comes from the coding sequence ATGCGCATTGCAGCCCCCAAAGAAATCATGAACAACGAGAACCGAGTAGGCCTTACCCCCAGCGCCGTGCAGACGCTGGTGCAGGACGGCCATGAGGTCCTCATTGAGACCAATGCCGGCGCAGGTGCCTCGTTCCCGGACGAGCTCTACACGGAGGCCGGCGCTACCATCGTTGCGACCGCCGAGGAAGCCTGGGCCGCGGACATGGTGGTCAAGGTCAAGGAGCCGCTCGAGTCAGAGTACGGCTTCCTGCGCGATGACCTTTTGCTCTTCACCTACCTCCACTTGGCAGCCGACCGCCCGCTCACGGAGGCCCTCATGAAGGCTGGCACCACCGCTGTTGCTTATGAGACCGTCACCGATGCCCGCGGCACCCTACCGCTGCTGACGCCGATGTCCCAGGTCGCTGGCCGCCTTGCCGTTATTGAAGGCGTACACCACCTGCTGTCCACGCAGGGCGGCCGCGGTGTGTTGGCTTCCGGCGTGCCGGGTACCCAGCCGGCGCGCGTGGTAGTCATCGGCGGTGGCCAGGTTGGCGCATCGGCGGTGGCCATGGCCCACGGCCTGCGTGCGGAGGTTACTGTGCTGGACCTCGACCCGCACGTGCTGCAGCGCTTCGACGAGCAGTACCAGGGCGGCGTGCGCACCATCGTGTCTGACCCGGCGGCGCTGGAGGCAGAACTCCTCCACGCGGATCTCGTCATCGGCGCGGTTCTCGTGCCGGGTGCCGCAGCGCCGAAGCTGGTGAAGGAAGATGTGGTCAAGCGCATGAAGGAAGGCGCCGTGCTTGTCGACGTCGCCATTGACCAAGGCGGCTGCTTCGAGAACTCCCACAAGACCTCGCACGACGACCCGACTTTCAAGGTTCACGACACCCTCTTCTACTGCGTGGCCAATATGCCGGGGGCCGTGGCCAACACCTCTACCCGCGCGCTGGGTTCGGCCACCTTGCCGTACACGCGTGCGCTTGCCGCGGGCGGCTATGATGCCGCAGTCGAGCGTTTCCCGGGCCTGGCTGGTGGCCTGATGACCCGTGGTGGCGAGCTGGTTTCCCAGCCGGTGAAGGACGCCTTCAACCTTTAA
- a CDS encoding mechanosensitive ion channel family protein — translation MRSWLVDKPIGIGLILIVAIVGNWLLRRLITKLADNSIKKGKLSSPLSPRKTHVETDKALASTNEARRVSRIQTLAGVGRSAVTIFVWVWAVLAILDKLGVNVAPLVASAGVVGVALGFGAQALVKDFLSGIFMLMEDQYGIGDTIDLGNGVFGDVESISLRITTVRDIDGALWYVRNGEILQVANHSDRYSVARIQVPVALSNDPDKAFSVISAAAADASHDPTIRDNILAEPTVNGMSGLEVDHMSYRVSVKTLPGKQWDVQRALQSKILSAMHAESISTPYPRGMAIFDMEESGQGQGLTRKED, via the coding sequence ATGCGCTCGTGGCTCGTCGATAAGCCCATCGGCATCGGGCTCATCCTGATCGTCGCCATCGTGGGCAATTGGCTACTACGCCGCCTCATCACCAAGCTGGCTGATAACAGCATCAAAAAGGGCAAGCTGAGCTCGCCCCTCTCCCCGCGCAAGACTCACGTGGAAACCGACAAAGCCCTCGCCTCCACCAACGAAGCCCGCCGAGTGTCCCGAATCCAGACCCTGGCGGGCGTCGGACGTTCGGCGGTAACTATCTTCGTCTGGGTCTGGGCCGTGCTCGCCATCCTGGACAAACTTGGCGTCAACGTCGCCCCGCTCGTGGCTTCAGCAGGTGTTGTTGGTGTCGCCCTCGGTTTCGGCGCCCAAGCACTGGTCAAGGACTTCCTCTCCGGCATTTTCATGCTCATGGAGGACCAGTACGGCATCGGTGACACCATCGACTTGGGCAACGGCGTCTTCGGCGATGTGGAATCCATCTCCCTGCGTATCACCACCGTCCGCGATATCGACGGCGCCCTGTGGTACGTGCGCAACGGCGAGATTCTGCAAGTGGCCAACCACTCCGACCGCTACTCGGTGGCCCGCATCCAGGTGCCGGTGGCCCTGAGCAACGACCCAGACAAGGCCTTCTCCGTCATCAGCGCCGCGGCTGCCGACGCCTCCCACGACCCCACCATCCGTGACAACATCTTGGCCGAACCCACCGTCAACGGCATGTCTGGCCTTGAGGTAGACCACATGTCCTACCGCGTGTCCGTTAAAACCCTGCCCGGCAAACAGTGGGACGTCCAGCGCGCTCTCCAGTCCAAGATTCTCAGCGCTATGCATGCAGAAAGTATTTCCACCCCCTACCCGCGTGGGATGGCCATCTTCGACATGGAAGAATCAGGTCAAGGACAAGGCCTGACGCGAAAGGAAGACTAG
- the chrA gene encoding chromate efflux transporter, whose amino-acid sequence MSNLTGSVREVRRSFLPLGWTAFGGPAAHLGYFRTEFVHRRGWLGDASYADLVAMSQFLPGPASSKVGMALGYARAGHAGMAYSWFLFTFPSALILTVFGLAVPGSGVSWLDGLLAGLLAAAAGVVVHAIVGMAKKLLTTPTTWALALISSALLLVAGSAWQLAVLAAAGLLGATVLRRFLPTSEAPDTATGLRPVPAGLAWGCLGAFFLLLGGLAAAAQFTDSYFITRANAFYQSGALVFGGGHVVLPLLEDQFVGAGWLSQQEFLAGYSVAQGVPGPLFTFASYLGAVDGGIAGAVLGTVLIFLPGAFLTLSALYFWARWNHLAWLRGAFSAISAAVIGLLVAALWDPIITHGVTGWASGMIAVAAGAALFFKAPPWAVAVGAALAGAVLL is encoded by the coding sequence ATGAGCAATCTAACCGGTAGTGTGCGTGAGGTTCGCCGTTCGTTTCTCCCGTTGGGATGGACCGCTTTCGGGGGGCCTGCGGCCCATCTGGGTTATTTCCGGACCGAGTTTGTCCACCGACGGGGGTGGCTGGGGGATGCTAGCTATGCCGATTTGGTTGCCATGTCGCAATTTTTGCCGGGCCCGGCCAGCTCCAAGGTAGGCATGGCGCTGGGCTACGCACGCGCGGGGCATGCGGGTATGGCGTATTCGTGGTTCCTGTTTACGTTCCCGTCGGCGCTCATCCTCACCGTGTTTGGCCTGGCGGTTCCGGGCAGCGGGGTGAGCTGGCTCGACGGATTATTAGCCGGTCTTCTCGCTGCGGCGGCCGGCGTGGTGGTGCATGCCATTGTGGGCATGGCAAAAAAGCTCTTGACGACGCCCACCACCTGGGCTCTCGCCCTCATCAGTTCTGCCCTACTCCTGGTGGCCGGATCGGCATGGCAATTAGCCGTGCTCGCTGCGGCGGGTCTGCTGGGGGCAACGGTTCTGCGCCGATTCTTGCCGACGTCCGAGGCACCCGACACCGCTACCGGCCTCCGCCCGGTACCCGCCGGACTAGCCTGGGGCTGCCTTGGCGCGTTTTTCCTCCTGCTCGGTGGTTTGGCGGCTGCAGCACAGTTCACCGATTCCTACTTCATCACCCGCGCCAACGCCTTTTACCAGTCTGGCGCGCTGGTCTTTGGCGGCGGGCACGTGGTGCTGCCGCTCTTGGAGGACCAGTTCGTGGGGGCCGGCTGGCTGAGTCAGCAGGAATTTTTAGCCGGCTATTCGGTAGCGCAGGGAGTGCCAGGACCGCTGTTTACCTTTGCGTCGTATCTCGGTGCGGTTGATGGTGGCATCGCGGGCGCCGTCTTGGGCACGGTGCTGATCTTTCTGCCCGGTGCGTTTCTCACGCTATCGGCGTTGTATTTTTGGGCGCGCTGGAATCACCTGGCGTGGCTGCGCGGCGCGTTCTCCGCGATTAGTGCGGCCGTCATCGGCCTGCTCGTGGCGGCCCTGTGGGATCCCATCATTACCCACGGTGTCACCGGCTGGGCTTCTGGAATGATTGCGGTCGCTGCCGGTGCAGCTTTGTTCTTCAAGGCGCCGCCTTGGGCCGTCGCGGTGGGCGCGGCCCTGGCTGGCGCGGTACTGCTCTAG
- a CDS encoding cystathionine gamma-synthase: MTDNRTLGFSSRSIHAGYQPDPYMGSINVPIYASTTFQQDGLAQLRGGYEYGRVANPTVHSLEKTLAALENASYARCFATGMAAVDTLIRIIVRPGDHVILGNDAYGGMYRLLHHDYGEWGVELSIVNTADTAAVKAAIQENTKLIWLETPTNPATTVTDIAEVAQAVKALSDAHIVVDNTFATPYLQNPLELGADHVLHSTTKYLGGHSDVLGGAVVTNSAEMDERLLYFQGNVGAVSSPFDAYLTARGIKTLEVRMDRHCANAQAVAEFLETRPEVKQVLYPGLPSHPGHELAKKQMRGFGGMMSVRFHSEEHARQVCLNTKLISLAESLGGVESLIEHPQNMTHISAEGSELVPPADLVRISVGIESIDDLLADLEQALDALN, from the coding sequence ATGACTGACAACCGCACTCTTGGCTTTTCTTCGCGTTCCATCCATGCCGGTTACCAGCCGGATCCGTATATGGGATCCATCAACGTGCCGATTTATGCTTCCACGACCTTCCAACAGGATGGTCTCGCGCAGCTGCGCGGCGGTTACGAGTATGGCCGCGTGGCCAACCCCACGGTCCACTCCTTGGAGAAAACCCTCGCGGCACTTGAAAACGCGTCGTACGCGCGCTGCTTTGCCACGGGCATGGCGGCGGTCGATACCCTCATCCGCATCATCGTGCGCCCGGGTGACCACGTGATTTTGGGTAACGATGCCTATGGCGGCATGTATCGCCTGCTCCACCACGACTACGGCGAGTGGGGCGTGGAGCTGAGCATCGTCAACACCGCGGATACTGCGGCGGTTAAGGCGGCTATCCAGGAGAATACGAAGCTCATTTGGCTCGAGACTCCCACCAACCCGGCCACCACCGTTACGGACATCGCCGAGGTGGCTCAGGCGGTCAAAGCGCTTTCCGACGCCCACATCGTCGTCGACAACACCTTCGCCACGCCCTACCTGCAAAACCCGTTGGAGCTGGGCGCGGACCACGTGCTGCATTCCACCACGAAGTACCTGGGTGGCCACTCCGATGTGCTCGGCGGTGCGGTTGTTACCAACTCGGCTGAGATGGATGAGCGCCTACTCTATTTCCAAGGCAACGTCGGCGCGGTGTCCTCGCCTTTCGACGCCTACCTTACCGCCCGCGGCATCAAGACCCTCGAGGTTCGCATGGACCGCCATTGCGCCAACGCGCAGGCCGTGGCCGAATTCCTCGAGACCCGCCCCGAGGTCAAGCAGGTTCTCTACCCGGGCCTGCCTTCCCACCCCGGCCACGAGCTGGCGAAGAAGCAGATGCGCGGCTTCGGAGGCATGATGTCAGTGCGCTTCCACAGCGAAGAACATGCCCGCCAGGTGTGTCTCAACACTAAACTCATCTCACTCGCCGAGTCCCTCGGAGGTGTGGAGTCCCTTATTGAGCACCCGCAGAACATGACGCACATCTCGGCTGAGGGCTCCGAGCTTGTCCCGCCGGCGGATCTGGTGCGCATCTCGGTGGGCATTGAGTCCATCGATGACCTACTGGCTGACCTCGAGCAGGCCCTCGACGCCCTGAACTAA